From Saccopteryx leptura isolate mSacLep1 chromosome 3, mSacLep1_pri_phased_curated, whole genome shotgun sequence, one genomic window encodes:
- the CEP68 gene encoding centrosomal protein of 68 kDa: MALGEEKAEAEASTDTKAPSCGRWSRREQGLDTAGPGNREQPPCLETEKGPTSPVWGAEGLPALACCPSGACPSQADTTSREPVAGASQPALSCLLPPASVGTGGLHSVGSQGATKMEDTRPSAPEELPQTVTTPRATGLCSGHDADTEDDPSLVESPRALDLSQQSPISGFPFSSKWRSVVNPGAAAPWFSSCSFSASSPGSSFQGHQEKAEPPSCSLAKVSSSLELVSPPSAPPVVGPGPQLQWSPQPVSLGGDASGLGRRRLSFQAEYWACMLPDSLPPSPDRHSPLWNPNKEYEDLLDYTYPLRPRPRLPKQLDSHMLADPVLQDSGVDLDSFSVSPASTLKSPTNVSHSCPPVEATALPFSGSREPILKQWHSGVPHEQGSVGLASCSRLTSTPGATGNKDTPWESREPALRRMKDWRPVGKHFDVGRPRLRTWVRGWPSSRPEREKGANQGIQHPACMESGWKPEEELESDDEYLALPTRLTQVSSLVSYLGSVPTLVTLPTGGAEGQSSLGMSDSDGPTSFPSNCGQNQLPPGAALQGPGGPEGQNHCLLRSFVQARDSTAGSSLVGSQALEGSGLLRTRSSLPVIVDRQAFSDPDPKGQPLRRGREQGKESLMQCVKTFCCQLEELIRWLYNVADVTDHLTPARSSLTGLKASLQLYRQFKKDIDEHQSLTENVLQKGEILLQCLLDNTPVLKDVLRRISKQPSELESHADHLYDTILTSVDMLAGCTLIPDSTPVAHRSADVTGISLASSPAEM; the protein is encoded by the exons ATGGCCCTGGGAGAAGAAAAGGCAGAGGCGGAGGCATCCACGGACACAAAGGCCCCGTCCTGTGGGAGGTGGAGCCGCAGGGAGCAGGGGCTGGACACCGCTGGTCCTGGGAATAGGGAGCAGCCACCATGCCTGGAAACTGAGAAAGGGCCTACTTCCCCTGTGTGGGGGGCGGAGGGCCTGCCTGCCCTTGCTTGCTGCCCTTCTGGAGCCTGCCCATCACAGGCCGACACCACCAGCAGGGAGCCAGTAGCTGGTGCATCTCAGCCTGCCCTCAGTTGCCTGCTTCCTCCTGCCAGTGTGGGCACTGGAGGTCTGCATTCTGTGGGAAGCCAGGGAGCTACCAAG ATGGAGGACACCAGGCCTTCTGCCCCAGAGGAGCTACCTCAGACCGTAACCACTCCCAGAGCCACAGGTCTTTGCTCAGGACATGATGCTGATACTGAAGATGACCCATCCCTAGTTGAGTCACCACGGGCACTGGACCTCAGCCAACAGTCTCCCATCTCAGGTTTCCCTTTCTCGTCAAAATGGAGGTCCGTGGTGAACCCAGGTGCCGCTGCTCCTTGGTTTTCTAGCTGCAGTTTCTCTGCCTCATCCCCTGGCAGCAGTTTCCAGGGTCACCAAGAGAAGGCGGAGCCTCCGAGTTGCTCCCTTGCCAAGGTCTCTTCCTCCCTGGAGCTAGTCAGCCCCCCATCTGCCCCCCCTGTGGTGGGACCAGGTCCTCAGCTCCAGTGGTCTCCACAGCCTGTGTCCTTGGGGGGTGATGCTTCTGGGCTGGGCAGGAGACGCCTGTCCTTCCAAGCCGAGTACTGGGCTTGCATGCTACCAGATTCCCTGCCCCCGTCCCCTGACCGCCATTCCCCGCTGTGGAACCCGAATAAAGAGTACGAAGACCTGCTGGACTACACTTACCCACTTAGGCCCAGGCCTCGGCTCCCAAAGCAGCTTGACAGCCACATGCTGGCTGACCCTGTCTTGCAGGACTCAGGTGTAGACCTGGATAGCTTTTCTGTCTCCCCAGCAAGCACTCTAAAGTCACCCACTAATGTCTCCCACAGTTGCCCACCAGTGGAGGCCACTGCTCTACCATTCTCTGGGTCCAGAGAGCCAATCCTGAAACAGTGGCACTCTGGAGTGCCCCATGAGCAGGGCAGCGTGGGGTTGGCATCTTGTAGCCGGCTTACATCTACTCCTGGGGCCACAGGCAATAAGGACACTCCTTGGGAGAGCAGAGAGCCAGCCCTGAGGCGCATGAAGGACTGGCGGCCGGTGGGCAAGCACTTCGACGTGGGCCGTCCCCGGCTGAGGACATGGGTCAGAGGATGGCCCTCATCCAGGccggaaagagaaaagggggctaACCAGGGCATCCAGCACCCTGCCTGCATGGAATCTGGATGGAAaccagaagaggagctggaaagtGACGACGAGTAtcttgctctgcccaccagactgACACAAGTTTCTAGCTTGGTTTCGTATCTAGGTTCCGTCCCCACTTTGGTGACCCTGCCCACTGGGGGTGCCGAAGGGCAGAGCTCCCTGGGTATGTCGGACAGTGATGGGCCCACTTCTTTCCCATCCAACTGCGGCCAAAACCAGCTCCCCCCCGGGGCTGCTCTCCAAGGGCCTGGGGGGCCGGAGGGGCAGAACCACTGTTTGCTGCGCTCCTTTGTCCAGGCAAGGGATTCCACGGCGGGCAGCAGTCTGGTGGGCAGCCAGGCGCTGGAGGGCTCTGGACTGCTGAGAACACGTTCCTCCTTGCCAGTAATTGTGGACCGGCAGGCTTTCTCGGACCCAGATCCTAAAGGGCAGCCtctcaggagaggaagagagcaggGGAAAGAATCACTCATGCAGTGTGTGAAG ACATTTTGCTGTCAGCTAGAAGAGCTGATCCGCTGGCTGTACAACGTGGCAGACGTTACCGACCACTTGACTCCAGCCAGGTCCAGTCTTACAGGTCTCAAGGCTTCTCTGCAGCTGTACAGG CAATTTAAGAAAGATATAGATGAACACCAGTCCCTGACAGAGAATGTCTTACAAAAAGGGGAGATTCTTCTTCAGTGCCTTTTGGATAACACCCCAG